Within the Agromyces atrinae genome, the region GGAGCGCCCGAGCAGCACATTCGTGACGCCGAGACGGAAGGCCCCGGGGGCGCGGGAGGCGCGCGGGGCGGGCGGATGACGCAGGCGGGGCTCACGGACGCCCGGCGTTCGCCCGGTGTTTACCGACGCGCGCCCGATGATTCACGGCCCGCGCCTACGGTCGACTCCGGCCACGGGCGGTCTCAGCGCGGGTCACCGATCCGCTCCGCCGTGCGCCGTCGAGAGAGGACCCCCCATGCCCCGCACCGCGATCGTGAAGCGCGCATCCGCAGCGCTCGCACTCGCCGCAGCCGCGTCGCTCGTTCTGAGCTCGTGCGCCGGAACCGAAGCCGAAGCCGGCGACGCACCCGCGACCGACGCCGCCACCGCGACGAGCATCGCCGACTTCGGCACGTTCGCCGACCTCGAGGCCGCGGCCAAGGCCGAAGGCGCACTGAACGTCATCGCCCTCCCCCGCGACTGGGCGAACTACGGCGAGATCCTCGACCTGTTCGCCGAGCGCTACCCCGAGATCTCGATCACCGAGCAGTCGCCCGACGTGTCGAGCGCCGAGGAGATTCAGGCCGCGAAGACCAACGCGGGCCTCGACACCGCCCCCGACGTCTTCGACCTCGGCCTCACCGTCGCCCTGCAGTCGACCGACTACTTCGCTCCCTACAAGGTCGAGACGTGGGATGACATCCCCGACGCCCTCAAGGAGTCGAACGGCCTCTTCGTCGGCGACTACGGCGGATACATGTCGATCGGCTACGACTCGTCGAAGTACGACGCCCCGACCGCCCTCGACGACCTCCTCGGGGCCGACTATAAGGGCGCCGTTGCGATCAACGGCGACCCGACGCAGGCGGGCGCGGCGTTCGCCGCCGTCGGTCTCGCGACCGTGCAGTCGGGCGGCGACCTCGACGACTTCCAGCCCGGAATCGACTTCTTCCAGAAGCTCAACCAGGCCGGCAACATGCTGAAGGTCGACGTCACCACCGCGACCGTCACGAGCGGCGAGACCCCCGTCGTCTTCGACTGGGACTACCTGAACGCCGCCCACACCGCGTCGAACCCCGCGTGGGAGGTCGTGATCCTCGATGGAACCGGCTACGCCGGTTACTACAACCAGGCCATCAACAAGGACGCCCCGCACCCCGCGGCCGCGCGCCTCTGGCAGGAGTTCCTCTACAGCGACGACGTGCAGAACCTGTGGCTCAAGGGCGGCGCCCGCCCCGTGCGCATGGAGGCCATGATCGACGCCGGAACCATCGACCAGGCGCTCGCCGACGCTCTCCCCGAGGCCCCTGACGAGACGGTCGTCCCGACCGAGGCTCAGTCGACGGATGCCGGTACGCTCCTCGGCGCGAACTGGGCCGCAGCGGTCAACTAGTCATGACGATCCTCGCCCCGATCGAATCCCCGCCCGGGGCGACGGATGCCGGGACGGACGCCACCGCGCGTTCGTCCCGGCGCTCGGGCCACGCCGGGGTGCCCGCCGCGATCGGCCTCGTGCCGTTCGCCCTCTACCTCGCCCTCTTCCTCGCGCTGCCGACGATCTTCGCGGTCGGCAGCGGCTTCGCGAGCGACGACGGCTTCACGCTCGACAACGTGCTCGCCCTCGGCGACCCCGTCATCGTGTCGACGTTCGCGAACTCGATCGGTCTCTCGGCCCTCACGGCCGTCATCGGCGCGATCCTCGGCGCTCTCGCCTGCTACGCCATGCTCGGTCTCGGCGAGGGCAGCCGCTCGCGCGGTCTCGTCGAGGCTGCGAGCGGCGTGCTCGCCCAGTTCGGCGGCGTCATGCTCGCGTTCGCGTTCATCGCGACGATCGGCCTGCAGGGTCTCGTGACGCTGTGGCTGCGCGACACGTTCGGCATCGACATCTTCGCCGACGGCGCCTGGATCTACGGACTCCCCGGTCTCGTGCTGCCCTACATCTATTTCCAGGTGCCGCTCATGATCATCACCTTCCTGCCGGCGATGAGCGCCCTCAAGCCGCAGTGGGCCGAGGCGAACCTCTCGCTCGGCGGCACCCGCGCGGGCTTCTGGCTGCACATCGGCATGCCCGTGCTCGCCCCGTCGTTCCTCGCGAGCCTCCTGCTGCTCTTCGCCAACGCCTTCTCGTCGTACGCGACGGCCGCGGCGCTCGCGAGCCAGGGCTCGCAGATCGTGCCCCTGCAGATCCGCACGGCGCTCACGAGCGAGACGATGCTCGGCCGCGAGAACCTCGCCGGCGCGCTCGCCCTCGGCATGGTCGTCGTCATGGCCATCACGATGGGCCTCTACGCCCTCGTCGAGCGCCGGGCTGCGCGGTGGCGTCGATGAGCGCGCGCGGCATCGGCCCGAGCCGCGCGACCCGCTGGGTCGTCGCGGTCGTGCTCATCGGCCTCTTCCTCGTTCCGATCGTCTCGATGATCGAGTACACGACGAGGGATGGCTCGGGCGGCCACTCACTCGTCAACTGGCTCGCCCTGTTCGATCCGGCGAACGAGTCGAAGTATCGACCCATCTGGGTGGGCCTCGGCAACTCGCTCGTGCTCGCCCTCGTGAGCGTCGCGATCGTGCTGTTCCTGCTCGCGCCGACGATGGTGCTCATCAGCCTGCGCTTCCCCGGGCTCCGCCGCATCTTCGAGTTCCTCGTGCTGCTGCCGATCTCGATCCCCGCGATCGTGCTCGTCGTCGGGCTCGCGCCGATCTACCTCGTCATCGGCCGCACGTTCGGCACGGGCATCTGGACCCTCGCGTTCGCCTACGGCATCACCGTGCTGCCGTTCGCCTACCGTGCGATCCAGGCGTCGATCGATGCGACCGACATGAAGACGCTCGCCGAAGCGGCCCGCACGCTCGGCGCCGGCTGGCCGACGATCCTCGGGCGCGTGCTGGCGCCGAACCTGCGACCCGGCCTGCTCGCGGCATCCCTCATCTCGGTCGCCGTCGTCCTCGGCGAGTTCACGATCGCGTCGCTCCTCAACAGGCAGAACCTGCAGACGGCTCTCGTGGTCGTCGGCAAGCAGGACCCGTACGCCTCCGTCATCCTCTCGCTCCTCGCCCTCGCCTTCGCGTTCGTCCTGCTCGTCGTGATCGGGCGAGCGGGCGCTGCACGTCGCACCTCGAAAGGCCGCTCATGACCATTGCCACCGCCGACAACTCCCTGCTCGCCGCGCGCGGCACGGGCACGGCCGTCTCGTTCGAGGACGTCGTCAAGGACTACGGCTCGAACCGCGTGCTGCACGGCCTCGACCTGCACATCGAACCGGGCGAGTTCGTCTCGCTGCTCGGGCCGTCGGGTTGCGGCAAGACGACCGCGCTGCGGGTGCTGTCGGGCCTCGAGGTCGCGAACGGCGGCATCGTCCGCATTGGCGGGGATGACGTCTCGCGCGTTCCGACCAACCGGCGCGACCTCGGCATGGTGTTCCAGTCGTACTCGCTGTTCCCGCACCTGAGCGTCGCGGCGAACACGGCGTTCGGGCTGCGGCGACGCGGCGCCGACAAGCGCCTCGCGGCGAGCCGGGCGCACGACGCCCTCGCCCTCGTCGGCCTCGATCACCTCGCCGAGCGGTACCCGCACGAGCTCTCGGGCGGGCAGCAGCAGCGCGTCGCGCTCGCCCGCGCGCTCGTCACCGAGCCGCGCGTGCTCCTGCTCGACGAACCGCTCTCGGCACTCGACGCGAAGGTGCGCGTTCAGCTGCGAGACGAGATCCGCCGGCTGCAGCTGCGCCTCGGCATCACGACGGTGTTCGTCACGCACGACCAGGAGGAGGCCCTCGCCGTCTCCGACCGGATCGCCGTGATGGATGCCGGTCGCATCGACCAGATCGGCACGCCCGAGGAGCTCTACCTGCGCCCGGCGACCGCCAACGTCGCCGCGTTCGTCGGGCTCTCGAGCGTCGTCTCGGCGGTCGTGTCGGGCGGGTTCGTGGATGTCTTCGGCGCACGTGTCGCCGTCATCGGGGAGCACGCCGACGGGCCGGCCGAGGTGTTCGTGCGGCCGGAGAACGTGCGGCTCGCGTCATCCGGCACCCCCGCGCTCGTGCAGGAGTCGACGTTCCTCGGGAGCGTGCGCCGCACCCTCGTGACGACGGATGCCGGCGAGCTCGTGCGCGTGCAGCACGCCGCGTCGGAGCGCCTCGAGTTCGGCGAGCGCGTGCACATCACGATCTCCGACGCCCCCGTGGCCGTCCGCTGACCCTCTGCTTCTCCGTCTCGGCGTCACGACACGCTGGTTGTCGCGCGTTTGGCCAGCGTGTCGTGACGCCGAAACCCCGAGGTCTGGGCGTCACGGTTGTGCTGTTCGGGAGGGTCGAAGAGCACGTTCGTGACGCCGAGACGGGGGGGGGGGGGGGAAGAGGGGAAGAGGGATGTCTCAGCGAGTGCGTTCTTCGAGGAGCTCGAGCACGTGTCGATACTCGGAGCCCGTGGCGCGCGTCATGCCGATCTCGCACGTGCGATTGCAGGACGCGTGCGCATCGTGCCCGCCGCCCGCGAGTTCCGCCGCCTCGGGCGCCGTCGCCGACGCCGTGAGCTCGGGGTGCAGCATGCCGCGGTCGCCCGCGAACCCGCAGCATCCCCACGCGTCGGGCACGTCGACGGTCTCGGCGACGGCGTCGGCGAGCGCGCGCAGGTTGTCGTTCGAGCCGAGGCGAGTGCTCGCGCACGTGGGGTGCAGCGCGAGCGAGCCCAGACGGTCGGTGACCTGGATGCCCGGCAGCAGGCGCCGCGCGGCGAAGTCGACCGAGTCCTCGATGCGGAGGTCGACGGGGTCGGCGCCCGTGCGGTTGGCCTGACGGATCGCGAGCACGAGTCCCTCGGTGCACGACGAGTTGTCGGTGACGATCGTGAGCCGCCCGCGGTCGGACGCGGCGACGAGACTCGCGGCGACGCGCTCGACCATCGTCGCGTAGCCGCCCGCGAGGCCCTTCGACTTCCAGGGCGTTCCGCAGCAGAGCCCGTCGGCGTTCTCGGGCGTCACGATCGACACTCCGGCCCGTTCGCACAGACGCCGGAACGCCTCGGCCGCGCCGATGCCGTCGCCCGCGGCGCCGAACATCGATCCGACGCACGCCGCGAAGAGCACGATCGTGTCGTCGGTCGACTCGAGATCCGAAGCCGCGCCAACGCCACCCCGCACCGCGCGCTTCGGCCCACCACGCGGAAGGTCGCGGCCGTACCGGGGAACGATGTCGCTTCCGAGGAGCGCGCGACCGACATCCGTCGCCGCCGTCACGAGCGGAGCCGGAGCAGCCTTCGCGATCGTGAGCGCCGTCGCCGCTCCCCGGCTCACGGTCTTCCACTGCTTCGCCGCGATCGCTCCGCCGGCCTTCACGAGCGCAGGCTGCTCGTTCTCGCGCAGTCGCCGCACGAGGTCGCCGGTGTTGATGAGCACGGGGCACGCCGTCTGGCACATGCCGTCGACGGCGCACGTCTCGACCGAGGCGTACTCCTCGGCGCGCGCGAGGTGGGCGTCGAGCCGCGCATCACCCGATGCCTGCGCGGCCGCCCGCGCGCGCCGCACGGCGATGCGTTGCCGCGGAGTGAGCGTCACGTCGCGGCTCGGGCACACCGGTTCGCAGTATCCGCAGTCGACGCAGCGGTCGACCTCCGACTCGACGGCGGGCGTGAGCTTCAGGTGCGTGAGGTGCGCCTCGGGGTCGTCGCCGATGAGCACCCCCGGGTTCAGGATGCCGCGGGGATCGCACAACCGCTTGACCTCGCGCATCACTCCGTAGAGTTCTGCACCGAACTGGCGCTCGACGAACGGCGCCATGATGCGGCCCGTGCCGTGTTCGGCCTTGAGGGTTCCGCCGCGCGAGAGCACGAGGTCGACGAGGTCTTCGGTGAAGACGCGCTGCCGCTCGACGCCGCCGGGGCTCGTGAAGTCCTCCGTGAGGAGGAAGTGGATGTTGCCGTCCTTCGCGTGCCCGAAGATCACGGCGTCGGCGTATCCGTGACGGTCGAAGAGCTGCTGCAGGGCGACGCACGCCTCGGCGAGACTCTCGACCGGCACCGCGATGTCTTCGAGCAGCGCCGTCGTGCCCGAGGGGCGTGCGCCGGCGATCGCCGCGTAGAGGCCCTTCCGCACGTGCCACAGCTTCGCGCGCTCCCGGGCATCGGTCGTGGGTTCGAAAGCGGGAGCACCGGCCGCGGCGAGCGCGGCCTGCGCGGCCGCGACGAGGGCGGCGAGCCCCTCGTCATCCGTGCTCTGGTACTCGACGAGCAGCGCGGCGTGATCCTCGATCACGAGGTCGTCGACGACGCCCGCCGCCGTGGGGTCGGCCTGCACGACACGCAGCGAACCGGCATCCATCAGCTCGATGGTCGCGGCTCCCGTCTCGACGAGCAGGGGCAGGATGCCGGTGGCCGAGGCGAGATCGGGGAAGATCACGAGCGCCGTCGCCGCGCGCCGGGCGACGACGATGGTGTCGAACTCGGCGCCGGCGACGAAACCGAGCGAGCCCTCACTGCCGACGAGCAGGTGCGCGAGCACCTCGACGGGCGTCTCGAAGTCGAGGAACGAGTTGAGGCCGTATCCCATGGTGTTCTTGCCGCGGTACTGGCGACGGATCTCGGCGACGTGCGCCGGATCGCTGAGGATGCGCTGCCGCAGCAGGAGGAGCCCCGCGTAGAGCTCGGGCTCGGCGACGGCGAGGCGCTCATCGGCGTCGGCGCGACCCGTATCGATGACCGTGCCGCTCGGCAGCACCGCGGTGAGCGAGCGGAGCGTCTGATAGCTGTTGTGCACCGTGCCGCACGCCATGCCGCTCGAGTTGTTGGCGATGACGCCGCCGATCGTCGCGGCGCTCTCGCTCGCGGGGTCGGGGCCGAGCTTCCGTCCGTACCGGGCGAGGCGGGCGTTCACAGCACGAACGGTCGCGCCGGGCCCGACGCGCACGACGCTGCCGTCGGCGTTCGGTTCGATGTCGCGGAATCCGCGTCGGGTGTCGAGAAGGATGTCGTCGGCCGAGGCCTGTCCTGAGAGGCTCGTGCCTCCCGAGCGCAGGGTGACGTGGCGCCCCTCGGCATGCGCGAGGCGGAAGACCGACACGACGTCCTCGGTCGAGGCGGCGGTGACGACGGCGTTCGGCGTATAGAGGAAGTGCGAGGCGTCGACGGCTGCGACGATACGGTCGAAGGCGTCGACGCTCACCGCGTCATCCGTTCGCGGGCCGAGCGCGGTGCGGAGGCGGTCGCCGAACGCCGTGTCCGACGGGGCGACGCCCGCGCGCGAGGCGGTCGCGACGCTCATCGGGCGCACCGGGTGGCGAGTGGGGCGGCATCCACGATGATTCCTTGCTCACGACGTCGTCATCGCGTCGTGCATATTT harbors:
- a CDS encoding ABC transporter substrate-binding protein, with the protein product MPRTAIVKRASAALALAAAASLVLSSCAGTEAEAGDAPATDAATATSIADFGTFADLEAAAKAEGALNVIALPRDWANYGEILDLFAERYPEISITEQSPDVSSAEEIQAAKTNAGLDTAPDVFDLGLTVALQSTDYFAPYKVETWDDIPDALKESNGLFVGDYGGYMSIGYDSSKYDAPTALDDLLGADYKGAVAINGDPTQAGAAFAAVGLATVQSGGDLDDFQPGIDFFQKLNQAGNMLKVDVTTATVTSGETPVVFDWDYLNAAHTASNPAWEVVILDGTGYAGYYNQAINKDAPHPAAARLWQEFLYSDDVQNLWLKGGARPVRMEAMIDAGTIDQALADALPEAPDETVVPTEAQSTDAGTLLGANWAAAVN
- a CDS encoding ABC transporter permease, which encodes MTILAPIESPPGATDAGTDATARSSRRSGHAGVPAAIGLVPFALYLALFLALPTIFAVGSGFASDDGFTLDNVLALGDPVIVSTFANSIGLSALTAVIGAILGALACYAMLGLGEGSRSRGLVEAASGVLAQFGGVMLAFAFIATIGLQGLVTLWLRDTFGIDIFADGAWIYGLPGLVLPYIYFQVPLMIITFLPAMSALKPQWAEANLSLGGTRAGFWLHIGMPVLAPSFLASLLLLFANAFSSYATAAALASQGSQIVPLQIRTALTSETMLGRENLAGALALGMVVVMAITMGLYALVERRAARWRR
- a CDS encoding ABC transporter permease, whose protein sequence is MSARGIGPSRATRWVVAVVLIGLFLVPIVSMIEYTTRDGSGGHSLVNWLALFDPANESKYRPIWVGLGNSLVLALVSVAIVLFLLAPTMVLISLRFPGLRRIFEFLVLLPISIPAIVLVVGLAPIYLVIGRTFGTGIWTLAFAYGITVLPFAYRAIQASIDATDMKTLAEAARTLGAGWPTILGRVLAPNLRPGLLAASLISVAVVLGEFTIASLLNRQNLQTALVVVGKQDPYASVILSLLALAFAFVLLVVIGRAGAARRTSKGRS
- a CDS encoding ABC transporter ATP-binding protein yields the protein MTIATADNSLLAARGTGTAVSFEDVVKDYGSNRVLHGLDLHIEPGEFVSLLGPSGCGKTTALRVLSGLEVANGGIVRIGGDDVSRVPTNRRDLGMVFQSYSLFPHLSVAANTAFGLRRRGADKRLAASRAHDALALVGLDHLAERYPHELSGGQQQRVALARALVTEPRVLLLDEPLSALDAKVRVQLRDEIRRLQLRLGITTVFVTHDQEEALAVSDRIAVMDAGRIDQIGTPEELYLRPATANVAAFVGLSSVVSAVVSGGFVDVFGARVAVIGEHADGPAEVFVRPENVRLASSGTPALVQESTFLGSVRRTLVTTDAGELVRVQHAASERLEFGERVHITISDAPVAVR
- a CDS encoding FAD-binding and (Fe-S)-binding domain-containing protein → MSVATASRAGVAPSDTAFGDRLRTALGPRTDDAVSVDAFDRIVAAVDASHFLYTPNAVVTAASTEDVVSVFRLAHAEGRHVTLRSGGTSLSGQASADDILLDTRRGFRDIEPNADGSVVRVGPGATVRAVNARLARYGRKLGPDPASESAATIGGVIANNSSGMACGTVHNSYQTLRSLTAVLPSGTVIDTGRADADERLAVAEPELYAGLLLLRQRILSDPAHVAEIRRQYRGKNTMGYGLNSFLDFETPVEVLAHLLVGSEGSLGFVAGAEFDTIVVARRAATALVIFPDLASATGILPLLVETGAATIELMDAGSLRVVQADPTAAGVVDDLVIEDHAALLVEYQSTDDEGLAALVAAAQAALAAAGAPAFEPTTDARERAKLWHVRKGLYAAIAGARPSGTTALLEDIAVPVESLAEACVALQQLFDRHGYADAVIFGHAKDGNIHFLLTEDFTSPGGVERQRVFTEDLVDLVLSRGGTLKAEHGTGRIMAPFVERQFGAELYGVMREVKRLCDPRGILNPGVLIGDDPEAHLTHLKLTPAVESEVDRCVDCGYCEPVCPSRDVTLTPRQRIAVRRARAAAQASGDARLDAHLARAEEYASVETCAVDGMCQTACPVLINTGDLVRRLRENEQPALVKAGGAIAAKQWKTVSRGAATALTIAKAAPAPLVTAATDVGRALLGSDIVPRYGRDLPRGGPKRAVRGGVGAASDLESTDDTIVLFAACVGSMFGAAGDGIGAAEAFRRLCERAGVSIVTPENADGLCCGTPWKSKGLAGGYATMVERVAASLVAASDRGRLTIVTDNSSCTEGLVLAIRQANRTGADPVDLRIEDSVDFAARRLLPGIQVTDRLGSLALHPTCASTRLGSNDNLRALADAVAETVDVPDAWGCCGFAGDRGMLHPELTASATAPEAAELAGGGHDAHASCNRTCEIGMTRATGSEYRHVLELLEERTR